A window of Pusillimonas sp. DMV24BSW_D genomic DNA:
CCCATAGGTCGGACCGCGGCGCGTTCAATCGCACCCAGGCGACAACCTTCACCCACGACATCCAATAGCTCATCGCGCCAGCCGCGCGCGCAACCGGCTTCTTTAAGCGCCACGGCCACATTGGCCAAAAGCGCGTTCAACGCCGCAGAAGGGTTCACAAAGCGCGCGCCCACATGCACCGCCTCGCGCTCAACCCGGACCCCTTCAAGCGCCTGCACCGCCTCGGTTGCCCGTGCAGTGATCCAGCCACACACCCGACCCGCAATCGTAAGGGGCCGGGAGCCCAGCGGAGGCAATTGTTGCAGACGCGGATGAAGCGCTTCAAGACGTGCCTGAACCTGGCTTAGCGTAAGGGATTCAATGTGTGCATTCATGCGCAAATTGTAGTGTAAGACGGCCCCTTTGCCCCACGACCGCCGCAGGTTCGTTATAATTCTGCGGTTTAGACGTAATTCAATGGGGCATAGTCCGGGTGGGTCTGTTGTCTACAGGTCGTTTGTACTCGTCCTTGCCATCTGATAATTGTGCTCGCGCCGCAGGCCGGCTTACCCAGGTCTGACGGTCAACGCCGGAAACGGCAGGGCATACTGTATTTCGAGGTCAGCATGAAGAAGTTGAGAGGGGTACTGGGCACCAGCGCATTGCTATTTGCAAGTGTGGCCGGTGCGCAGGTGAAAGATATGCCGGGGGGTCCAAGGGTCAACCAGCTGAATCTGCCGGAAGGGGTTACCCAGATTGCCAACGATATTGTTTGGTTGCACTGGATGATGCTTATCATCTGTACGGTCATCTTCATTGGCGTATTCGGGGTCATGTTTTACTCCATTGTCCGCCACCGCAAGGCCGCCGGCTTCAAGCCTTCCAAGTTCCACGAGCACGTGGGTGTGGAAGTGGCCTGGACGGTCATCCCTTTCCTTATTGTGGTGGCCATGGCGCTGCCCGCCACCAAAACCGTGGTGGCCATGAAGGACACCTCCAGTGCCGACCTCACTGTTAAAGTTACCGGCTATCAATGGAAATGGGGTTACGAATACGTCGACGGCGCGGCTGAAGGGGTCAGCTTCCTTTCCAACCTAAGCACTCCCATGGCGCAGCGCCTGGGCAAAGAGCCCCCCGGTGAGTTCTATCTTATGGAAGTCGACCAGCCGCTGGTTGTGCCGGTCGACAAAAAAGTACGTATTGTGCTAACTGCCGGCGACGTCATCCACTCCTGGATGGTGCCCGAGTTAGGTGTGAAGCAAGACGCCATTCCCGGCTTCCTGCGCGACACCTGGTTCCGTGCCGAAAAAATTGGTACCTATCGCGGTCAGTGCGCAGAACTCTGTGGTAAAGACCACGCCTACATGCCCATTGTTGTCGATGTAGTCTCACAAGACGACTTCAACGCCTGGGCCCAAGAGCAGCAGAAAGCCTTGGCCAACGCAGCCGACGACCCAACCAAAGAGTGGACCAAAGAAGAACTCATGACACGTGGCGAGCAGGTTTACGCTGCCAACTGCGTTGCATGCCACCAAGCCAACGGCAAGGGCACACCGGGCGCATTCCCTGCGCTCGACGGCTCACAAGTGGTTCTGGGCCCAATGAAAACACAGCTTGAAACCGTGTTGAATGGGGTTCAGGGCACGGCCATGGCGGCCTTCCGCGACCAGCTTAACGATGTGGAAATTGCTGCTGTCAGCACCTACATCCGCAACGCGTGGAGCAATGAAGGCAAAGGTGAAGACCCGGTTGTTCAACCCGCCGAAGTCACCGCCTTGCGCTAGGCACAACGTTGTTAACGTAGTTTATTCGCTAGTTTTTTCTACCGGGGTCGCGCTGGAACACACGGCCCCGGCAAAGTAGGAAGGAGTCCACCATGAGCAGTATCACTGCCGATCACACCCACGGGCACGACGATCACGCCCATGGCGCCCCCAAGGGGTGGCGCCGTTGGTTGTTCGCCACCAACCACAAAGACATCGGGACGATGTACCTCATCTTCTCGTTCCTTATGCTGCTGGAAGGCGGCACCCTGGCTTTGCTGTTGCGTACCGAACTATTCGAACCCGGCCTGCAGTTTTTCCAGCCTGAATTGTTCAATCAGTTCACCACCATGCACGGCATTATCATGGTGTTCGGCGCCATCATGCCGGCCTTCGTGGGCTTCGCCAACTGGATGATTCCGCTGCAAATCGGCGCCTCCGACATGGCCTTTGCCCGCATGAACAACTTCAGCTTCTGGCTGTTGCCGGTCGGTGCCATTCTGTTCACGGCATCCTTCTTCGTCCCGGGCGGTGCCATGGCGGCGGGCTGGACCATGTACGCGCCGCTTACGCTGCAAATGGGCGCCGGCATGGACCTGGCCATTTTTGGTGTGCACATTCTGGGTGCTTCATCCATTATGGGCGCCATCAACATTATCGTCACCATTCTGAACATGCGCGCACCCGGCATGACGCTCATGAAAATGCCGCTGTTCTGCTGGACATGGCTCATTACGGCGTATCTGCTTATTGCCGTAATGCCCGTACTGGCCGCCGCCGTAACCATGCTGCTCACCGACCGCCACTTCGGTACCGCGTTCTTCAACGCTGCTGCTGGTGGTGACCCTGTTCTGTATCAGCACGTATTCTGGTTCTTCGGTCACCCCGAGGTCTACATTATGATTCTGCCGGCCTTTGGCATCGTATCCGCCATCGTGCCTGCATTCTCGCGCAAGCGTTTGTTCGGCTATGCCTCCATGGTGTATGCAACGGCCGCTATTGCCATTCTCTCCTTCTTGGTATGGGCGCACCATATGTTCACCACCGGCATGCCGGTAACCGGACAGTTGTACTTCATGTACGCCACCATGCTTATTTCGGTGCCGACCGGCGTGAAGATCTTCAACTGGGTCGCCACCATGTGGCGCGGCTCCATGAGCTTTGAAACCCCCATGTTGTTCTCGATCGGCTTTATCTTCGTGTTCACCATCGGCGGCTTTACCGGCCTGATCCTGGCTGTGGCCCCCATTGATATCGCCGTGCACGATACCTACTATGTGGTGGCGCACTTCCATTACGTGTTGGTGGCCGGCTCGTTGTTCGCCCTGTTCGGCGGTGCGTACTACTGGCTGCCCAAATGGACAGGCCGCATGTACGACGAGCGCCTGGCCAAGTGGCACTTCTGGTCAACCATGATTTCCTTTAACGTCACTTTCTTCCCCATGCACTTCCTGGGTCTGGCCGGCATGCCGCGTCGCTATGCCGACTACGCAGCACAGTTCACCGATTTCCACCAGGTGGCCACAATTGGCGCGTTCTGGTTCGGTCTGTCGCAGCTGATCTTCATTTATGTTGTGCTGAAGGCTTACTCAGGTCGCGGCGAACCCGCTCCCGCCAAGCCATGGGAAGGCGCTGAAGGCCTCGAGTGGACGGTGCCCTCACCTGCACCCTTCCACACATTCGAAACGCCACCAGAAGTGAAGTAACGTTTATGACACCCGAACAACGCCGCCGCAATCGCATCACCGGCCTTATCCTGGCAGTTATCGTATTTGCCATTATGGGGTGGGTGTTCTACCGCGGCGGTATCGGCTAAAGTAGGTTTATGAGCAACGATCTGAAGGAACTGTCCAAGCGCAAGCTCAATTTCTTCCAAACAGTGAAAGCCGTTTTGTGGGGATTTTTTGGGGTACGCAAGGGCAAAGGCTACAACGAGGACATTGAACGCCTTAATCCGGTTCATTTAATCATTGCGGCCGTTATCGCCACCGTTATCTTCGTGGTAGGGCTGGTGCTAATAGCGCAATGGTTCGTTGCCCAAGCGGTTTAATGTATTTGTAAAATTTAAATAATTCGTAGGAGAACACCATGAGTGCAGGTCACTCGGCCAACGGCAATCAGGCACCTTACTACTACGTGCCCGCCGACTCCGTGCATCCGGTGCGCGCCAGTATTGCTTTGTTATTCGTTTTGCTGGGCGCAGCCCTTTGGGTTAACAGTATTGCCGCCGGCCCCTGGTTGGTTCTGGTTGGCTTGCTGTTCCTGTTTTTCGTATTATGGGGCTGGTTTGGCGATGCCATCCGGGAATCTGAAACCGGTATGAACAGTGCCCGGGTCGACGTCTCCTATCGCTGGAGTATGGCCTGGTTCATTTTCTCGGAAGTGATGTTCTTCGCCGCGTTCTTCGGTTCGCTGTGGTATGTACGTGAAATCACCACTCCATGGTTGTCCGACATCGACCACCGCAACTTGTTGTGGCCGAACTTCTCGGGCACCTGGCCAAACCTCGGGCCGGCAGGCGTAGTGGAGGCGTTCCAAACGGTTGGTCCGTTCTGGCTGCCCACCATTAATACGGCCTTGCTGCTTACTTCGGGTTTGACACTGACCATTTCGCACCACGCACTGCGTGAAAACCACCGGGGCAAAACAGCGTTCTGGTTGGCAGCCACCATTATTCTGGGTTTTGTCTTCGTAGGCGTTCAAGCCTACGAATACATGCATGCTTATTCAGATTTGAACCTACGATTTGACTCGGGCGCCTATGGTTCGCTGTTCTACATGCTTACCGGCTTCCACGGCTTCCACGTTATTCTGGGCGCCACGATGCTTACCGTGATTTTGTTCCGTTTACTTAAAGGGCACTTCACGGCAAACCACCATTTCGGCTTTGAAGGTGCCGCCTGGTACTGGCACTTCGTCGATGTCGTGTGGCTGGGCCTGTACCTGTTTGTGTACTGGTTCTAAAAGTTGCCCAAGCGCCCGGCCATGCGCCGGGCACGTTAAAGCCGGTCGATATGACCGGCTTTTTTTATGGCTGAACAGGCCGGAACGTAATACCGGTACTTTCAATCCAGCCTTGATGATGAGCCAGCAACACAAACAAGAACAACAGAATTGAAAGCCCAATTCTGACGGTTAAAGCGTTAACGGTTCGATTCGAGCCACCTTTGTCACGCATGAGGTAAATAAATGCCGACGCCAAGCTGGCCAAAATACCCAGAAACGCCAGAATCACAATTACGCGCATGATCAGCTCCCCGAGAAACTATAATTATCGCAGACATGACGCAAGCAAATCTTCCTCTTCGCACCCTATCGGCACTTATTACCCTGGCCATTGTGGCCGCCGTGTGCTTTTCTCTTGGGCAATGGCAACTCGACCGCGCCGCCGAGCGCGAGGCGATTCTGGAACGAATAAATGCGGGT
This region includes:
- the coxB gene encoding cytochrome c oxidase subunit II produces the protein MKKLRGVLGTSALLFASVAGAQVKDMPGGPRVNQLNLPEGVTQIANDIVWLHWMMLIICTVIFIGVFGVMFYSIVRHRKAAGFKPSKFHEHVGVEVAWTVIPFLIVVAMALPATKTVVAMKDTSSADLTVKVTGYQWKWGYEYVDGAAEGVSFLSNLSTPMAQRLGKEPPGEFYLMEVDQPLVVPVDKKVRIVLTAGDVIHSWMVPELGVKQDAIPGFLRDTWFRAEKIGTYRGQCAELCGKDHAYMPIVVDVVSQDDFNAWAQEQQKALANAADDPTKEWTKEELMTRGEQVYAANCVACHQANGKGTPGAFPALDGSQVVLGPMKTQLETVLNGVQGTAMAAFRDQLNDVEIAAVSTYIRNAWSNEGKGEDPVVQPAEVTALR
- the ctaD gene encoding cytochrome c oxidase subunit I, with translation MSSITADHTHGHDDHAHGAPKGWRRWLFATNHKDIGTMYLIFSFLMLLEGGTLALLLRTELFEPGLQFFQPELFNQFTTMHGIIMVFGAIMPAFVGFANWMIPLQIGASDMAFARMNNFSFWLLPVGAILFTASFFVPGGAMAAGWTMYAPLTLQMGAGMDLAIFGVHILGASSIMGAINIIVTILNMRAPGMTLMKMPLFCWTWLITAYLLIAVMPVLAAAVTMLLTDRHFGTAFFNAAAGGDPVLYQHVFWFFGHPEVYIMILPAFGIVSAIVPAFSRKRLFGYASMVYATAAIAILSFLVWAHHMFTTGMPVTGQLYFMYATMLISVPTGVKIFNWVATMWRGSMSFETPMLFSIGFIFVFTIGGFTGLILAVAPIDIAVHDTYYVVAHFHYVLVAGSLFALFGGAYYWLPKWTGRMYDERLAKWHFWSTMISFNVTFFPMHFLGLAGMPRRYADYAAQFTDFHQVATIGAFWFGLSQLIFIYVVLKAYSGRGEPAPAKPWEGAEGLEWTVPSPAPFHTFETPPEVK
- a CDS encoding DUF2970 domain-containing protein, which encodes MSNDLKELSKRKLNFFQTVKAVLWGFFGVRKGKGYNEDIERLNPVHLIIAAVIATVIFVVGLVLIAQWFVAQAV
- a CDS encoding cytochrome c oxidase subunit 3 is translated as MSAGHSANGNQAPYYYVPADSVHPVRASIALLFVLLGAALWVNSIAAGPWLVLVGLLFLFFVLWGWFGDAIRESETGMNSARVDVSYRWSMAWFIFSEVMFFAAFFGSLWYVREITTPWLSDIDHRNLLWPNFSGTWPNLGPAGVVEAFQTVGPFWLPTINTALLLTSGLTLTISHHALRENHRGKTAFWLAATIILGFVFVGVQAYEYMHAYSDLNLRFDSGAYGSLFYMLTGFHGFHVILGATMLTVILFRLLKGHFTANHHFGFEGAAWYWHFVDVVWLGLYLFVYWF
- a CDS encoding twin transmembrane helix small protein, giving the protein MRVIVILAFLGILASLASAFIYLMRDKGGSNRTVNALTVRIGLSILLFLFVLLAHHQGWIESTGITFRPVQP